The Eubacteriaceae bacterium Marseille-Q4139 genome has a window encoding:
- a CDS encoding MmgE/PrpD family protein codes for MYITEKFADFIADIKYEDLPADIVSLTKERILDSIGAILAGAGNWAYREPFLTACREMGTGDCAAFTTGDEKFPAARAAMIDATFGHAVELDDGHKFAGAHAGTVVVPVAFTIAKQKGLSGKDIIPAVVAGYDIVYRIAAAMAPAQIDKGFHPTSNDDTLGAAAAAGKLLGLNKEQLANALGLAGLYASGLMEATVTGQLSKCVMVGNAAYNGMEAVYLAKQGMEGTVSVFEGKDGFFKAKSENVDLGAVCDGLGETYLITDTYSKMYPTCRHAQPAIESVLNLMEEYHFEPEDVDHVWVGTHEVACTLTGKIKAPKDSGEAKFSSAYGIAIALYEKGFGVCHLNPDYTNNPKYLKMAEKVTVEQDPSVQAVYPKKRGAKVKVYLKDGRVLETEVYDLKGSPGNPVGFEEIKNKFVANVKNLMSEADLNRLIELVMNLEKLESVEEIMGILEKEIC; via the coding sequence ATGTATATAACAGAAAAATTTGCCGATTTTATTGCGGATATTAAGTATGAAGATTTGCCGGCGGACATTGTTTCGCTCACAAAGGAGCGGATTTTAGACTCCATCGGGGCGATTCTGGCTGGCGCTGGAAACTGGGCGTACAGAGAGCCGTTCCTTACAGCGTGCAGGGAAATGGGAACCGGGGACTGTGCCGCCTTTACGACGGGCGATGAGAAATTCCCCGCGGCCCGGGCGGCGATGATTGACGCCACCTTCGGCCACGCGGTAGAGCTGGACGACGGCCATAAATTCGCCGGTGCCCATGCTGGAACCGTCGTCGTGCCAGTGGCGTTCACCATCGCAAAGCAGAAGGGGCTTTCTGGGAAAGACATCATCCCTGCCGTGGTGGCCGGCTACGACATCGTCTACCGGATTGCGGCCGCCATGGCCCCGGCCCAGATCGACAAGGGCTTTCATCCCACCAGCAACGACGACACCCTGGGGGCGGCTGCGGCTGCCGGAAAGCTTTTGGGGCTTAATAAAGAACAGCTTGCCAATGCCCTGGGGCTTGCGGGGCTTTATGCGTCGGGCCTCATGGAAGCGACGGTGACAGGCCAGCTTTCCAAATGCGTCATGGTGGGAAATGCCGCGTATAACGGCATGGAAGCCGTGTACCTGGCAAAGCAGGGCATGGAGGGCACGGTCAGCGTCTTCGAGGGAAAGGACGGATTTTTTAAGGCGAAATCCGAGAACGTGGATCTTGGGGCAGTCTGTGACGGGCTTGGGGAAACATACCTGATTACCGACACATACAGCAAGATGTACCCCACCTGCCGCCATGCACAGCCGGCCATTGAGAGCGTTTTAAATCTCATGGAAGAATACCATTTTGAGCCGGAGGACGTGGATCATGTCTGGGTCGGGACACACGAGGTGGCGTGCACGCTGACAGGGAAAATCAAGGCGCCGAAGGACTCCGGCGAGGCGAAATTCAGCTCCGCCTACGGCATCGCCATTGCCCTCTATGAAAAAGGCTTCGGCGTCTGCCACCTGAATCCGGACTATACGAACAATCCGAAATACTTAAAGATGGCTGAAAAGGTGACGGTGGAGCAGGATCCGTCAGTACAGGCCGTCTATCCGAAAAAGCGCGGAGCAAAGGTAAAGGTCTATTTAAAGGACGGCCGTGTCCTCGAGACGGAGGTCTACGACCTCAAGGGCTCGCCGGGAAATCCTGTGGGCTTTGAGGAAATCAAGAATAAATTTGTTGCAAACGTGAAGAATCTGATGTCCGAAGCGGATTTGAACCGGCTGATAGAACTGGTGATGAATCTGGAAAAGCTGGAGTCGGTGGAGGAGATCATGGGGATCCTGGAAAAGGAGATTTG
- a CDS encoding nitroreductase family protein yields MNETIKTILSRRSIRAYEPRRISDKELETLLECALYAPTGGNLQNSRFLVIQSPALMEELNQVIRDELSSREIVEGEMMAKGIRRARQEGYHFIFHAPTLITAVAPKNHSNSMANCCMGLENILIAAESLGLGACFSNQPHWLTDVPVVREIFGRLGLREEEDIFGSVSVGYPAMRPQKAAARKEGRICLDRDVLKEVQEKPCI; encoded by the coding sequence ATGAATGAAACCATAAAAACCATCCTTTCCAGACGCAGTATCCGCGCCTATGAGCCGCGCCGGATAAGCGATAAGGAGCTCGAAACGCTTTTGGAATGTGCCCTCTATGCGCCCACCGGCGGCAATCTCCAGAACAGCCGCTTCCTTGTAATCCAGTCGCCTGCGCTTATGGAAGAATTAAACCAGGTGATCCGGGACGAGCTTTCCTCCCGGGAAATCGTGGAGGGCGAGATGATGGCAAAAGGCATCCGACGGGCGAGGCAGGAAGGCTACCATTTTATTTTCCATGCGCCGACGCTCATCACGGCCGTCGCGCCGAAAAACCACTCCAACAGCATGGCAAACTGCTGCATGGGGCTGGAAAACATCCTGATAGCGGCGGAGTCCCTGGGGCTTGGCGCCTGCTTCAGCAACCAGCCCCACTGGCTCACGGACGTACCGGTGGTGCGGGAGATTTTCGGGAGGCTTGGACTCAGAGAAGAGGAAGACATTTTCGGCAGTGTTTCCGTCGGGTATCCGGCCATGAGGCCCCAGAAGGCCGCGGCGAGGAAGGAGGGACGGATTTGTCTGGATCGGGACGTTTTAAAGGAGGTGCAGGAAAAGCCATGTATATAA
- a CDS encoding FAD-dependent oxidoreductase, producing MFTDYDVIIIGSGCAGLAAGIYTSRSGFETMIIEKGGMGGEMMNRQLIENYPGFGEGVMGPDLASAMLEQAGNAGAEVESGEVTAIQDKGNYKIVKTTDGSYTCKGVIAASGSHPRLLNIPGEAELSGKGVFYCETCDGPLCEGKPVVVAGAGDSGLTAALYLVKLGCKVTIVEFMEKPKASQVLLDRAEENPDIELIVNTEIKEILGDGEWVNGVKVCDRESGEERVLDVQGIYVRVGMLPNTSYLKGTIELTPAGQIPVGADMGTEMPGLYAAGDIRQNSPAQMATAVGDGVTAAMSLGRYLNTLED from the coding sequence ATGTTTACAGATTACGACGTGATTATTATCGGTTCCGGCTGCGCCGGGCTGGCTGCCGGCATCTACACGAGCCGCAGCGGGTTTGAGACGATGATTATTGAAAAAGGCGGAATGGGCGGCGAGATGATGAACCGCCAGCTTATCGAAAACTATCCTGGCTTCGGCGAGGGCGTCATGGGGCCGGATCTGGCGTCTGCCATGCTGGAACAGGCCGGAAACGCCGGCGCCGAGGTGGAGTCCGGAGAGGTGACGGCCATCCAGGACAAGGGAAATTATAAGATTGTAAAGACCACAGACGGTTCCTACACCTGCAAGGGCGTGATTGCAGCCTCCGGTTCCCATCCGCGGCTTTTAAATATCCCGGGCGAGGCAGAGCTTTCCGGGAAAGGCGTATTTTACTGCGAAACCTGCGACGGCCCCTTATGCGAGGGCAAGCCGGTCGTCGTGGCAGGCGCCGGGGACAGCGGCCTGACGGCGGCCCTGTACCTTGTGAAGCTTGGCTGCAAGGTGACGATTGTGGAATTCATGGAGAAACCGAAAGCGTCCCAGGTGCTTTTAGACCGCGCCGAGGAAAATCCGGACATCGAGCTGATCGTCAACACGGAGATCAAAGAGATCCTGGGCGACGGCGAGTGGGTGAACGGCGTGAAGGTCTGCGACCGGGAAAGCGGCGAGGAGCGCGTCCTTGACGTACAGGGCATCTATGTCCGCGTGGGGATGCTGCCGAACACTTCCTATTTAAAAGGCACCATCGAGCTGACGCCGGCAGGACAGATTCCGGTGGGCGCAGACATGGGAACGGAGATGCCTGGCCTTTATGCGGCCGGCGACATCCGCCAGAATTCCCCGGCACAGATGGCGACGGCCGTGGGCGACGGCGTGACGGCAGCCATGAGCCTTGGGCGGTATTTAAACACGCTGGAAGACTGA
- a CDS encoding CoA transferase, with protein MGKQALKGIRIADFSWIWAGPYAGTLLSFLGAEVIKIESRVRIDQTRKGTMMDTDNFDGLNYSPTFNNANLNKLGVSLDIKTAEGAELAKKIVSQCDVVIANMRPGKMEKLGLGYEDFKKVKPDIIMVESSGFGSTGPYKSFAGFAPIFASFGGLAYLTGYEDGEPNVMSGVQDMRVGTLTAFTLLAALYHKKKTGEGQYIDISSSECMSSLIGPELMDFTMNGRSKKRCGNDDEIMAPHGVYRCKGDDKWISIAVKTDAEWAALVNAMGNPAWALDGEKYGNAYSRWKNRRELDGHMEAWTKEFSHYELMERLQKDGVAAMPSFDAEEILTDPHTKARELFVPVEHPRLGEQIVMGPAWKFSETPAGVFKAGPNIGEDNFKVFGGLLGMKEKEIRQLIEKKVIY; from the coding sequence ATGGGAAAGCAGGCGCTAAAAGGCATCCGGATCGCGGACTTTAGCTGGATCTGGGCGGGGCCTTATGCAGGCACGCTGTTATCCTTTCTGGGGGCGGAGGTCATAAAAATTGAAAGCCGCGTCCGGATTGACCAGACGAGAAAAGGCACGATGATGGATACGGACAATTTTGACGGCCTCAATTATTCCCCCACCTTCAACAATGCAAATTTAAACAAGCTCGGTGTCTCCCTCGACATCAAAACGGCCGAGGGGGCAGAGCTTGCGAAAAAGATCGTGAGCCAGTGTGACGTGGTGATTGCCAACATGCGGCCGGGGAAGATGGAAAAGCTGGGGCTCGGCTATGAGGATTTTAAGAAGGTGAAGCCGGACATCATCATGGTGGAGTCCTCCGGCTTCGGCTCCACGGGGCCTTATAAGAGCTTTGCCGGGTTTGCGCCGATTTTCGCTTCCTTCGGCGGCCTGGCGTACTTAACCGGCTATGAGGACGGCGAGCCCAACGTCATGAGCGGCGTTCAGGATATGCGGGTCGGGACGCTGACGGCCTTTACGCTTCTTGCGGCCCTTTACCATAAGAAAAAGACGGGTGAGGGCCAGTACATTGACATTTCCTCGTCAGAGTGCATGAGCTCCCTCATCGGGCCGGAGCTCATGGATTTTACCATGAACGGCCGCTCGAAGAAGCGGTGCGGGAACGACGATGAAATCATGGCGCCACACGGCGTCTACCGCTGCAAGGGAGACGACAAATGGATCAGCATCGCCGTGAAAACCGATGCGGAGTGGGCGGCGCTTGTAAATGCCATGGGAAACCCGGCCTGGGCTCTTGATGGGGAAAAGTATGGAAATGCATATAGCCGGTGGAAAAACAGGAGAGAGCTGGACGGGCATATGGAAGCCTGGACGAAGGAGTTTTCCCACTATGAGCTGATGGAACGGCTCCAGAAGGACGGAGTCGCCGCCATGCCGTCCTTTGATGCGGAAGAAATCCTTACGGATCCCCACACAAAGGCCAGGGAGCTTTTCGTCCCGGTGGAACATCCGCGGCTTGGCGAGCAGATCGTCATGGGGCCGGCCTGGAAGTTTTCTGAGACACCGGCCGGCGTTTTTAAGGCGGGGCCCAACATCGGCGAGGACAATTTTAAGGTGTTCGGAGGACTTCTCGGGATGAAAGAGAAAGAAATCCGGCAGTTGATAGAAAAAAAGGTCATTTACTGA
- a CDS encoding MaoC family dehydratase N-terminal domain-containing protein: MAAVYDERYDWDHLSDEDWNKRLDEKVEEFNKGRGEVVLPPPSFAIMDDEYVRGINYKYVTEDLIRHFADAIGDPSPFWRDPTYIQSTRWGGFIAPPLFETSIAFGSSFGGRLRVPGIARLAGGSKHIYKQPIRPGDSFTIYDKYEGFVEKQVKDKPYRMFIESAPRYYINQRDEVAAIEVHRNIYMATPPGKRGKKKEAKMYQDKVRKPYSDEMIDMIHAAYDDQLAGKNRRGAKIRYWEDVVEGEEIPTVIKGPVDVSDACARTMVSCYPYAYAIKWAVMRNHLQAHPRDPETNEYILRRDWHYTDHAAHIFGYPYANSAGAQNEMMLVHAVTDWMGDDGFVKSVDSQDRRMVFFGDMTYVKGKVAKKYVDEDGDHVVLINVWGENQDGVLHTKSDYVVKLVSREAYDKRL, encoded by the coding sequence ATGGCAGCAGTTTATGACGAGAGATATGACTGGGATCATTTATCGGACGAAGACTGGAACAAACGCCTGGACGAAAAGGTGGAAGAGTTCAACAAGGGGCGCGGGGAGGTCGTGCTCCCGCCGCCGTCCTTTGCCATCATGGACGACGAGTACGTCAGAGGCATCAACTATAAATATGTAACCGAGGATTTAATCCGCCACTTTGCCGACGCCATCGGCGATCCGAGCCCGTTCTGGAGAGATCCCACCTACATTCAGAGCACCCGCTGGGGCGGTTTCATCGCACCGCCGCTTTTCGAGACCAGCATCGCCTTCGGTTCTTCCTTCGGCGGACGCCTCCGTGTCCCGGGCATTGCCCGTCTGGCAGGCGGCAGCAAGCACATTTACAAGCAGCCGATCCGCCCCGGCGACAGTTTCACCATCTACGACAAGTACGAGGGCTTTGTAGAGAAGCAGGTAAAGGACAAACCGTACCGCATGTTTATCGAGAGCGCGCCGCGCTATTACATCAACCAGAGGGATGAGGTGGCCGCCATCGAGGTACATAGAAATATTTATATGGCGACGCCGCCGGGAAAACGCGGAAAGAAGAAAGAAGCCAAGATGTACCAGGATAAAGTAAGAAAGCCGTACAGTGACGAGATGATCGACATGATCCATGCCGCCTACGACGACCAGCTTGCGGGAAAGAACCGCCGCGGCGCCAAGATCCGTTACTGGGAGGACGTCGTGGAAGGCGAGGAAATCCCGACCGTCATCAAGGGGCCGGTGGACGTATCCGACGCCTGCGCCCGAACCATGGTGAGCTGCTATCCGTACGCATACGCCATCAAGTGGGCCGTCATGAGAAACCATCTTCAGGCGCATCCGAGAGATCCGGAGACCAATGAATATATTTTACGCCGTGACTGGCACTACACCGACCATGCGGCCCATATCTTCGGCTATCCGTATGCAAATTCCGCCGGGGCACAGAACGAGATGATGCTTGTCCATGCCGTAACCGACTGGATGGGCGACGACGGCTTCGTAAAATCCGTGGATTCCCAGGACAGAAGAATGGTATTCTTCGGTGATATGACGTATGTCAAAGGCAAAGTTGCAAAGAAATACGTGGACGAGGACGGCGACCATGTGGTTTTAATCAACGTCTGGGGCGAGAACCAGGACGGCGTCCTGCACACGAAATCCGATTATGTCGTGAAACTGGTTTCCAGAGAAGCTTACGACAAGAGACTTTAA